A DNA window from Ctenopharyngodon idella isolate HZGC_01 chromosome 8, HZGC01, whole genome shotgun sequence contains the following coding sequences:
- the xpc gene encoding DNA repair protein complementing XP-C cells isoform X1: MKVREQQQQMAKRKETQQKTDTKKPKQIAKNKPASKTQKNKENGMLDKKNRKNSRVTSRVSKKVKDASDERTSKYFRDSKVKTEEPEDVSDHSEEMSSMFTEHSSPSKQVKEEEEEEEESEDEEEWEEVEEMAEPLGPVDSAELAVVSKPVEIEIETPDMARKRQRKEKRKEEFETYLRRMMKRFNKELVVDTHKVHLLCLLAGGLFRNRLACEPDLLAVALSILPAHFTTVAIKRINTGFLEGLLKWFQVTFTLNPTLPEEKGVELRTVLEKRIGCLSARDHEEMTYLFLLVLRSLRLYCRLVLSLQPLPLKPPPATKSKTTPTKSSPEKDQSEKPSPKPKISPGSKRPSSATAAAKEERGGKRKKKKEEAAEKEAAGGLKPKNSRRRSVASKVSYKEVSSEEEEQSDEEFQPPNEDDSEDSDGPMKVCRKAKFKGKGGASQRSSVVKQEERSDEEEEDDDDEEEEKVVKKQRRKRKEGKGADEWLEVYLESTGRWVCVDVDQGVGQLQLCSDQATQPITYVVGVDDEGYLKDLSSRYDPTWLTSSRRRRVDSEWWEETMEIYKSPDTERGQKEDQEMQAKLLDKPLPTSIAEYKNHPLYALKRHLLKYEALYPPTAAVLGYCRGEPVYSRDCVQTLHSRDTWLKEARTVRLGEEPYKMVVGFSNRSRKARMMSEQKGVKDLALFGVWQTEEYQPPIAVDGKVPRNEFGNVYMFKSCMLPVGCVHLHLPNLHRVARKLNIDCAAAVTGFDYHCGFAHAVNDGYIVCEEHQEILKAAWENEQDIQQKKEQEKREKRAVANWTLLVKGLLIKERLKRRYGQQGLASGTGLKQGKEGGAEGLSSDEEEVGAQSAPPSLASSWPQNRQEEQEEKIVRRVSKREKRGEQKHLFPFEKV; encoded by the exons ATGAAAG TCCGCGAACAGCAACAGCAAATGGCAAAGAGAAAAGAGACACAGCAGAAAACGGACACAAAGAAACCGAAGCAGATTGCAAAGAACAAACCGGcatccaaaacacaaaaaaacaaag AAAATGGTATGCTGGACAAAAAGAACCGCAAAAACTCCAGGGTGACGTCTCGTGTGTCCAAAAAGGTCAAAGATGCCTCTGACGAGAGGACAAGCAAGTATTTCCGAGACAGTAAAGTTAAAACAGAAGAGCCAGAGGACGTGAGTGACCACAGTGAGGAGATGAGCTCCATGTTCACAGAGCACTCATCACCATCAAAACAAgtcaaagaagaagaagaagaagaggaggagagtGAAGATGAGGAGGAATGGGAGGAAGTGGAAG AGATGGCAGAACCGCTGGGTCCCGTGGACTCGGCAGAATTAGCAGTTGTGTCAAAACCTGTGGAGATTGAGATCGAGACTCCAGACATGGCTCGCAAGAGGCAGAGgaa GGAGAAAAGGAAAGAAGAGTTTGAAACTTATCTGCGTCGAATGATGAAACGATTTAACAAGGAACTGGTGGTGGATACCCAcaag GTTCATTTGCTTTGCTTATTGGCTGGCGGTTTGTTTCGAAACAGACTCGCCTGTGAGCCTGACCTGTTGGCTGTTGCCTTGTCAATACTGCCTGCCCACTTTACCACAGTTGCTATAAAACGCATAAACACTGGCTTCCTGGAGGGGCTTCTCAAATG GTTTCAAGTGACGTTCACATTAAACCCCACCTTACCTGAGGAGAAGGGAGTGGAGTTAAGGACGGTGCTAGAAAAACGAATTGGCTGTTTATCAGCAAGGGACCATGAGGAGATGACCTAT CTCTTCTTATTGGTCCTGCGGTCATTGCGACTCTACTGTCGGTTGGTGCTGTCCTTGCAACCTCTTCCTCTGAAGCCACCACCTGCTACcaaa AGCAAGACCACACCTACCAAGAGCTCTCCAGAGAAAGATCAATCAGAGAAACCGTCCCCAAAGCCTAAGATATCCCCTGGATCCAAACGCCCGTCATCAGCGACTGCTGCAGCAAAAGAGGAAAGAggaggaaagagaaagaaaaagaaagaggaagcaGCAGAGAAAGAGGCAGCAGGGGGCCTGAAACCCAAAAACAGCAGAAGAAGAAGTGTAGCTTCAAAAGTGTCATACAAAGAAGTCAGCAGCGAGGAGGAGGAGCAGAGTGATGAGGAGTTTCAGCCACCCAATGAGGATGACAGTGAAGACTCCGACGGGCCCATGAAAGTATGCAGAAAGGCAAAGTTTAAAGGCAAAGGTGGGGCTTCTCAGAGGTCGAGCGTGGTCAAACAGGAGGAGAGAAgtgatgaagaagaagaagatgatgatgatgaggaggaaGAGAAAGTGGTGAAGAAACAAAGACGTAAAAGAAAAGAGGGGAAAGGGGCGGATGAGTGGTTGGAGGTTTATTTGGAAAGTACCGGGAGGTGGGTGTGTGTTGATGTGGATCAAGGAGTTGGCCAACTGCAGCTCTGCTCCGATCAGGCGACTCAACCGATCACTTACGTGGTGGGCGTGGATGACGAGGGGTACCTGAAAGATCTTAGCAGCAGGTATGACCCCACGTGGCTGACGTCATCACGGCGCCGGCGCGTCGACTCTGAATGGTGGGAAGAGACTATGGAGATCTACAAGTCTCCAGATACTGAACGAGGACAGAAGGAGGATCAGGAG ATGCAGGCAAAGTTACTGGACAAGCCATTGCCGACATCCATCGCAGAATATAAGAACCATCCACTGTACGCGCTAAAGAGGCACCTGCTTAAATACGAGGCCCTCTACCCCCCTACAGCCGCCGTCCTGGGGTACTGCAGAGGAGAACCAGTTTATTCACG agacTGTGTGCAGACGCTCCATTCTAGAGATACCTGGCTGAAGGAAGCAAGAACAGTTCGACTAGGAGAAGAGCCATACAAG ATGGTGGTTGGTTTTTCCAACCGTTCTCGTAAGGCCAGGATGATGTCCGAGCAGAAAGGTGTCAAAGATCTGGCTCTTTTTGGAGTCTGGCAAACTGAAGAGTACCAGCCTCCGATCGCCGTTGATGGCAAA GTACCACGTAATGAGTTCGGGAATGTGTACATGTTTAAATCGTGCATGTTACCAGTAGGATGTGTTCACCTGCATTTGCCAAATCTGCACAGAGTTGCTCGAAAACTGAACATAGACTGTGCTGCAGCAGTGACTGGTTTTGATTACCATTGTGGATTTGCACATGCAGT TAACGATGGCTATATTGTCTGTGAAGAACACCAAGAAATCCTGAAAGCAGCCTGGGAAAATGAGCAAGatattcaacagaagaaagaacaagag AAACGTGAGAAGCGTGCAGTTGCTAACTGGACCCTGCTGGTCAAAGGCCTGTTGATAAAAGAGAGGCTAAAGCGTCGCTATGGGCAACAGGGGCTCGCATCAGGGACGGGGCTTAAGCAAGGGAAAGAAGGCGGGGCTGAAGGACTGTCCTCAGATGAAGAAGAGGTTGGGGCTCAGTCAGCCCCACCCTCTTTGGCTAGTTCATGGCCACAGAACAGGCAAGAGGAACAAGAGGAAAAGATTGTAAGGCGTGTAAGTAAACGAGAAAAACGTGGAGAGCAGAAACACCTCTTCCCTTTTGAAAAAGTGTGA
- the xpc gene encoding DNA repair protein complementing XP-C cells isoform X4: MKVREQQQQMAKRKETQQKTDTKKPKQIAKNKPASKTQKNKENGMLDKKNRKNSRVTSRVSKKVKDASDERTSKYFRDSKVKTEEPEDVSDHSEEMSSMFTEHSSPSKQVKEEEEEEEESEDEEEWEEVEEMAEPLGPVDSAELAVVSKPVEIEIETPDMARKRQRKEKRKEEFETYLRRMMKRFNKELVVDTHKVHLLCLLAGGLFRNRLACEPDLLAVALSILPAHFTTVAIKRINTGFLEGLLKWFQVTFTLNPTLPEEKGVELRTVLEKRIGCLSARDHEEMTYLFLLVLRSLRLYCRLVLSLQPLPLKPPPATKSKTTPTKSSPEKDQSEKPSPKPKISPGSKRPSSATAAAKEERGGKRKKKKEEAAEKEAAGGLKPKNSRRRSVASKVSYKEVSSEEEEQSDEEFQPPNEDDSEDSDGPMKVCRKAKFKGKGGASQRSSVVKQEERSDEEEEDDDDEEEEKVVKKQRRKRKEGKGADEWLEVYLESTGRWVCVDVDQGVGQLQLCSDQATQPITYVVGVDDEGYLKDLSSRYDPTWLTSSRRRRVDSEWWEETMEIYKSPDTERGQKEDQEMQAKLLDKPLPTSIAEYKNHPLYALKRHLLKYEALYPPTAAVLGYCRGEPVYSRDCVQTLHSRDTWLKEARTVRLGEEPYKMVVGFSNRSRKARMMSEQKGVKDLALFGVWQTEEYQPPIAVDGKVPRNEFGNVYMFKSCMLPVGCVHLHLPNLHRVARKLNIDCAAAVTGFDYHCGFAHAVFAFNVEMFHIWLGHTCKKWAVLVPFISYM; this comes from the exons ATGAAAG TCCGCGAACAGCAACAGCAAATGGCAAAGAGAAAAGAGACACAGCAGAAAACGGACACAAAGAAACCGAAGCAGATTGCAAAGAACAAACCGGcatccaaaacacaaaaaaacaaag AAAATGGTATGCTGGACAAAAAGAACCGCAAAAACTCCAGGGTGACGTCTCGTGTGTCCAAAAAGGTCAAAGATGCCTCTGACGAGAGGACAAGCAAGTATTTCCGAGACAGTAAAGTTAAAACAGAAGAGCCAGAGGACGTGAGTGACCACAGTGAGGAGATGAGCTCCATGTTCACAGAGCACTCATCACCATCAAAACAAgtcaaagaagaagaagaagaagaggaggagagtGAAGATGAGGAGGAATGGGAGGAAGTGGAAG AGATGGCAGAACCGCTGGGTCCCGTGGACTCGGCAGAATTAGCAGTTGTGTCAAAACCTGTGGAGATTGAGATCGAGACTCCAGACATGGCTCGCAAGAGGCAGAGgaa GGAGAAAAGGAAAGAAGAGTTTGAAACTTATCTGCGTCGAATGATGAAACGATTTAACAAGGAACTGGTGGTGGATACCCAcaag GTTCATTTGCTTTGCTTATTGGCTGGCGGTTTGTTTCGAAACAGACTCGCCTGTGAGCCTGACCTGTTGGCTGTTGCCTTGTCAATACTGCCTGCCCACTTTACCACAGTTGCTATAAAACGCATAAACACTGGCTTCCTGGAGGGGCTTCTCAAATG GTTTCAAGTGACGTTCACATTAAACCCCACCTTACCTGAGGAGAAGGGAGTGGAGTTAAGGACGGTGCTAGAAAAACGAATTGGCTGTTTATCAGCAAGGGACCATGAGGAGATGACCTAT CTCTTCTTATTGGTCCTGCGGTCATTGCGACTCTACTGTCGGTTGGTGCTGTCCTTGCAACCTCTTCCTCTGAAGCCACCACCTGCTACcaaa AGCAAGACCACACCTACCAAGAGCTCTCCAGAGAAAGATCAATCAGAGAAACCGTCCCCAAAGCCTAAGATATCCCCTGGATCCAAACGCCCGTCATCAGCGACTGCTGCAGCAAAAGAGGAAAGAggaggaaagagaaagaaaaagaaagaggaagcaGCAGAGAAAGAGGCAGCAGGGGGCCTGAAACCCAAAAACAGCAGAAGAAGAAGTGTAGCTTCAAAAGTGTCATACAAAGAAGTCAGCAGCGAGGAGGAGGAGCAGAGTGATGAGGAGTTTCAGCCACCCAATGAGGATGACAGTGAAGACTCCGACGGGCCCATGAAAGTATGCAGAAAGGCAAAGTTTAAAGGCAAAGGTGGGGCTTCTCAGAGGTCGAGCGTGGTCAAACAGGAGGAGAGAAgtgatgaagaagaagaagatgatgatgatgaggaggaaGAGAAAGTGGTGAAGAAACAAAGACGTAAAAGAAAAGAGGGGAAAGGGGCGGATGAGTGGTTGGAGGTTTATTTGGAAAGTACCGGGAGGTGGGTGTGTGTTGATGTGGATCAAGGAGTTGGCCAACTGCAGCTCTGCTCCGATCAGGCGACTCAACCGATCACTTACGTGGTGGGCGTGGATGACGAGGGGTACCTGAAAGATCTTAGCAGCAGGTATGACCCCACGTGGCTGACGTCATCACGGCGCCGGCGCGTCGACTCTGAATGGTGGGAAGAGACTATGGAGATCTACAAGTCTCCAGATACTGAACGAGGACAGAAGGAGGATCAGGAG ATGCAGGCAAAGTTACTGGACAAGCCATTGCCGACATCCATCGCAGAATATAAGAACCATCCACTGTACGCGCTAAAGAGGCACCTGCTTAAATACGAGGCCCTCTACCCCCCTACAGCCGCCGTCCTGGGGTACTGCAGAGGAGAACCAGTTTATTCACG agacTGTGTGCAGACGCTCCATTCTAGAGATACCTGGCTGAAGGAAGCAAGAACAGTTCGACTAGGAGAAGAGCCATACAAG ATGGTGGTTGGTTTTTCCAACCGTTCTCGTAAGGCCAGGATGATGTCCGAGCAGAAAGGTGTCAAAGATCTGGCTCTTTTTGGAGTCTGGCAAACTGAAGAGTACCAGCCTCCGATCGCCGTTGATGGCAAA GTACCACGTAATGAGTTCGGGAATGTGTACATGTTTAAATCGTGCATGTTACCAGTAGGATGTGTTCACCTGCATTTGCCAAATCTGCACAGAGTTGCTCGAAAACTGAACATAGACTGTGCTGCAGCAGTGACTGGTTTTGATTACCATTGTGGATTTGCACATGCAGT TTTCGCATTCAATGTGGAAATGTTTcacatctggttaggacacaccTGTAAGAAATGGGCAGTTCTTGTTCCATTCATTTCATACAtg TAA
- the xpc gene encoding DNA repair protein complementing XP-C cells isoform X3 has protein sequence MKVREQQQQMAKRKETQQKTDTKKPKQIAKNKPASKTQKNKENGMLDKKNRKNSRVTSRVSKKVKDASDERTSKYFRDSKVKTEEPEDVSDHSEEMSSMFTEHSSPSKQVKEEEEEEEESEDEEEWEEVEEMAEPLGPVDSAELAVVSKPVEIEIETPDMARKRQRKEKRKEEFETYLRRMMKRFNKELVVDTHKVHLLCLLAGGLFRNRLACEPDLLAVALSILPAHFTTVAIKRINTGFLEGLLKWFQVTFTLNPTLPEEKGVELRTVLEKRIGCLSARDHEEMTYLFLLVLRSLRLYCRLVLSLQPLPLKPPPATKSKTTPTKSSPEKDQSEKPSPKPKISPGSKRPSSATAAAKEERGGKRKKKKEEAAEKEAAGGLKPKNSRRRSVASKVSYKEVSSEEEEQSDEEFQPPNEDDSEDSDGPMKVCRKAKFKGKGGASQRSSVVKQEERSDEEEEDDDDEEEEKVVKKQRRKRKEGKGADEWLEVYLESTGRWVCVDVDQGVGQLQLCSDQATQPITYVVGVDDEGYLKDLSSRYDPTWLTSSRRRRVDSEWWEETMEIYKSPDTERGQKEDQEMQAKLLDKPLPTSIAEYKNHPLYALKRHLLKYEALYPPTAAVLGYCRGEPVYSRDCVQTLHSRDTWLKEARTVRLGEEPYKMVVGFSNRSRKARMMSEQKGVKDLALFGVWQTEEYQPPIAVDGKVPRNEFGNVYMFKSCMLPVGCVHLHLPNLHRVARKLNIDCAAAVTGFDYHCGFAHAVSFAFNVEMFHIWLGHTCKKWAVLVPFISYM, from the exons ATGAAAG TCCGCGAACAGCAACAGCAAATGGCAAAGAGAAAAGAGACACAGCAGAAAACGGACACAAAGAAACCGAAGCAGATTGCAAAGAACAAACCGGcatccaaaacacaaaaaaacaaag AAAATGGTATGCTGGACAAAAAGAACCGCAAAAACTCCAGGGTGACGTCTCGTGTGTCCAAAAAGGTCAAAGATGCCTCTGACGAGAGGACAAGCAAGTATTTCCGAGACAGTAAAGTTAAAACAGAAGAGCCAGAGGACGTGAGTGACCACAGTGAGGAGATGAGCTCCATGTTCACAGAGCACTCATCACCATCAAAACAAgtcaaagaagaagaagaagaagaggaggagagtGAAGATGAGGAGGAATGGGAGGAAGTGGAAG AGATGGCAGAACCGCTGGGTCCCGTGGACTCGGCAGAATTAGCAGTTGTGTCAAAACCTGTGGAGATTGAGATCGAGACTCCAGACATGGCTCGCAAGAGGCAGAGgaa GGAGAAAAGGAAAGAAGAGTTTGAAACTTATCTGCGTCGAATGATGAAACGATTTAACAAGGAACTGGTGGTGGATACCCAcaag GTTCATTTGCTTTGCTTATTGGCTGGCGGTTTGTTTCGAAACAGACTCGCCTGTGAGCCTGACCTGTTGGCTGTTGCCTTGTCAATACTGCCTGCCCACTTTACCACAGTTGCTATAAAACGCATAAACACTGGCTTCCTGGAGGGGCTTCTCAAATG GTTTCAAGTGACGTTCACATTAAACCCCACCTTACCTGAGGAGAAGGGAGTGGAGTTAAGGACGGTGCTAGAAAAACGAATTGGCTGTTTATCAGCAAGGGACCATGAGGAGATGACCTAT CTCTTCTTATTGGTCCTGCGGTCATTGCGACTCTACTGTCGGTTGGTGCTGTCCTTGCAACCTCTTCCTCTGAAGCCACCACCTGCTACcaaa AGCAAGACCACACCTACCAAGAGCTCTCCAGAGAAAGATCAATCAGAGAAACCGTCCCCAAAGCCTAAGATATCCCCTGGATCCAAACGCCCGTCATCAGCGACTGCTGCAGCAAAAGAGGAAAGAggaggaaagagaaagaaaaagaaagaggaagcaGCAGAGAAAGAGGCAGCAGGGGGCCTGAAACCCAAAAACAGCAGAAGAAGAAGTGTAGCTTCAAAAGTGTCATACAAAGAAGTCAGCAGCGAGGAGGAGGAGCAGAGTGATGAGGAGTTTCAGCCACCCAATGAGGATGACAGTGAAGACTCCGACGGGCCCATGAAAGTATGCAGAAAGGCAAAGTTTAAAGGCAAAGGTGGGGCTTCTCAGAGGTCGAGCGTGGTCAAACAGGAGGAGAGAAgtgatgaagaagaagaagatgatgatgatgaggaggaaGAGAAAGTGGTGAAGAAACAAAGACGTAAAAGAAAAGAGGGGAAAGGGGCGGATGAGTGGTTGGAGGTTTATTTGGAAAGTACCGGGAGGTGGGTGTGTGTTGATGTGGATCAAGGAGTTGGCCAACTGCAGCTCTGCTCCGATCAGGCGACTCAACCGATCACTTACGTGGTGGGCGTGGATGACGAGGGGTACCTGAAAGATCTTAGCAGCAGGTATGACCCCACGTGGCTGACGTCATCACGGCGCCGGCGCGTCGACTCTGAATGGTGGGAAGAGACTATGGAGATCTACAAGTCTCCAGATACTGAACGAGGACAGAAGGAGGATCAGGAG ATGCAGGCAAAGTTACTGGACAAGCCATTGCCGACATCCATCGCAGAATATAAGAACCATCCACTGTACGCGCTAAAGAGGCACCTGCTTAAATACGAGGCCCTCTACCCCCCTACAGCCGCCGTCCTGGGGTACTGCAGAGGAGAACCAGTTTATTCACG agacTGTGTGCAGACGCTCCATTCTAGAGATACCTGGCTGAAGGAAGCAAGAACAGTTCGACTAGGAGAAGAGCCATACAAG ATGGTGGTTGGTTTTTCCAACCGTTCTCGTAAGGCCAGGATGATGTCCGAGCAGAAAGGTGTCAAAGATCTGGCTCTTTTTGGAGTCTGGCAAACTGAAGAGTACCAGCCTCCGATCGCCGTTGATGGCAAA GTACCACGTAATGAGTTCGGGAATGTGTACATGTTTAAATCGTGCATGTTACCAGTAGGATGTGTTCACCTGCATTTGCCAAATCTGCACAGAGTTGCTCGAAAACTGAACATAGACTGTGCTGCAGCAGTGACTGGTTTTGATTACCATTGTGGATTTGCACATGCAGT CAGTTTCGCATTCAATGTGGAAATGTTTcacatctggttaggacacaccTGTAAGAAATGGGCAGTTCTTGTTCCATTCATTTCATACAtg TAA
- the xpc gene encoding DNA repair protein complementing XP-C cells isoform X2, which yields MAKRKETQQKTDTKKPKQIAKNKPASKTQKNKENGMLDKKNRKNSRVTSRVSKKVKDASDERTSKYFRDSKVKTEEPEDVSDHSEEMSSMFTEHSSPSKQVKEEEEEEEESEDEEEWEEVEEMAEPLGPVDSAELAVVSKPVEIEIETPDMARKRQRKEKRKEEFETYLRRMMKRFNKELVVDTHKVHLLCLLAGGLFRNRLACEPDLLAVALSILPAHFTTVAIKRINTGFLEGLLKWFQVTFTLNPTLPEEKGVELRTVLEKRIGCLSARDHEEMTYLFLLVLRSLRLYCRLVLSLQPLPLKPPPATKSKTTPTKSSPEKDQSEKPSPKPKISPGSKRPSSATAAAKEERGGKRKKKKEEAAEKEAAGGLKPKNSRRRSVASKVSYKEVSSEEEEQSDEEFQPPNEDDSEDSDGPMKVCRKAKFKGKGGASQRSSVVKQEERSDEEEEDDDDEEEEKVVKKQRRKRKEGKGADEWLEVYLESTGRWVCVDVDQGVGQLQLCSDQATQPITYVVGVDDEGYLKDLSSRYDPTWLTSSRRRRVDSEWWEETMEIYKSPDTERGQKEDQEMQAKLLDKPLPTSIAEYKNHPLYALKRHLLKYEALYPPTAAVLGYCRGEPVYSRDCVQTLHSRDTWLKEARTVRLGEEPYKMVVGFSNRSRKARMMSEQKGVKDLALFGVWQTEEYQPPIAVDGKVPRNEFGNVYMFKSCMLPVGCVHLHLPNLHRVARKLNIDCAAAVTGFDYHCGFAHAVNDGYIVCEEHQEILKAAWENEQDIQQKKEQEKREKRAVANWTLLVKGLLIKERLKRRYGQQGLASGTGLKQGKEGGAEGLSSDEEEVGAQSAPPSLASSWPQNRQEEQEEKIVRRVSKREKRGEQKHLFPFEKV from the exons ATGGCAAAGAGAAAAGAGACACAGCAGAAAACGGACACAAAGAAACCGAAGCAGATTGCAAAGAACAAACCGGcatccaaaacacaaaaaaacaaag AAAATGGTATGCTGGACAAAAAGAACCGCAAAAACTCCAGGGTGACGTCTCGTGTGTCCAAAAAGGTCAAAGATGCCTCTGACGAGAGGACAAGCAAGTATTTCCGAGACAGTAAAGTTAAAACAGAAGAGCCAGAGGACGTGAGTGACCACAGTGAGGAGATGAGCTCCATGTTCACAGAGCACTCATCACCATCAAAACAAgtcaaagaagaagaagaagaagaggaggagagtGAAGATGAGGAGGAATGGGAGGAAGTGGAAG AGATGGCAGAACCGCTGGGTCCCGTGGACTCGGCAGAATTAGCAGTTGTGTCAAAACCTGTGGAGATTGAGATCGAGACTCCAGACATGGCTCGCAAGAGGCAGAGgaa GGAGAAAAGGAAAGAAGAGTTTGAAACTTATCTGCGTCGAATGATGAAACGATTTAACAAGGAACTGGTGGTGGATACCCAcaag GTTCATTTGCTTTGCTTATTGGCTGGCGGTTTGTTTCGAAACAGACTCGCCTGTGAGCCTGACCTGTTGGCTGTTGCCTTGTCAATACTGCCTGCCCACTTTACCACAGTTGCTATAAAACGCATAAACACTGGCTTCCTGGAGGGGCTTCTCAAATG GTTTCAAGTGACGTTCACATTAAACCCCACCTTACCTGAGGAGAAGGGAGTGGAGTTAAGGACGGTGCTAGAAAAACGAATTGGCTGTTTATCAGCAAGGGACCATGAGGAGATGACCTAT CTCTTCTTATTGGTCCTGCGGTCATTGCGACTCTACTGTCGGTTGGTGCTGTCCTTGCAACCTCTTCCTCTGAAGCCACCACCTGCTACcaaa AGCAAGACCACACCTACCAAGAGCTCTCCAGAGAAAGATCAATCAGAGAAACCGTCCCCAAAGCCTAAGATATCCCCTGGATCCAAACGCCCGTCATCAGCGACTGCTGCAGCAAAAGAGGAAAGAggaggaaagagaaagaaaaagaaagaggaagcaGCAGAGAAAGAGGCAGCAGGGGGCCTGAAACCCAAAAACAGCAGAAGAAGAAGTGTAGCTTCAAAAGTGTCATACAAAGAAGTCAGCAGCGAGGAGGAGGAGCAGAGTGATGAGGAGTTTCAGCCACCCAATGAGGATGACAGTGAAGACTCCGACGGGCCCATGAAAGTATGCAGAAAGGCAAAGTTTAAAGGCAAAGGTGGGGCTTCTCAGAGGTCGAGCGTGGTCAAACAGGAGGAGAGAAgtgatgaagaagaagaagatgatgatgatgaggaggaaGAGAAAGTGGTGAAGAAACAAAGACGTAAAAGAAAAGAGGGGAAAGGGGCGGATGAGTGGTTGGAGGTTTATTTGGAAAGTACCGGGAGGTGGGTGTGTGTTGATGTGGATCAAGGAGTTGGCCAACTGCAGCTCTGCTCCGATCAGGCGACTCAACCGATCACTTACGTGGTGGGCGTGGATGACGAGGGGTACCTGAAAGATCTTAGCAGCAGGTATGACCCCACGTGGCTGACGTCATCACGGCGCCGGCGCGTCGACTCTGAATGGTGGGAAGAGACTATGGAGATCTACAAGTCTCCAGATACTGAACGAGGACAGAAGGAGGATCAGGAG ATGCAGGCAAAGTTACTGGACAAGCCATTGCCGACATCCATCGCAGAATATAAGAACCATCCACTGTACGCGCTAAAGAGGCACCTGCTTAAATACGAGGCCCTCTACCCCCCTACAGCCGCCGTCCTGGGGTACTGCAGAGGAGAACCAGTTTATTCACG agacTGTGTGCAGACGCTCCATTCTAGAGATACCTGGCTGAAGGAAGCAAGAACAGTTCGACTAGGAGAAGAGCCATACAAG ATGGTGGTTGGTTTTTCCAACCGTTCTCGTAAGGCCAGGATGATGTCCGAGCAGAAAGGTGTCAAAGATCTGGCTCTTTTTGGAGTCTGGCAAACTGAAGAGTACCAGCCTCCGATCGCCGTTGATGGCAAA GTACCACGTAATGAGTTCGGGAATGTGTACATGTTTAAATCGTGCATGTTACCAGTAGGATGTGTTCACCTGCATTTGCCAAATCTGCACAGAGTTGCTCGAAAACTGAACATAGACTGTGCTGCAGCAGTGACTGGTTTTGATTACCATTGTGGATTTGCACATGCAGT TAACGATGGCTATATTGTCTGTGAAGAACACCAAGAAATCCTGAAAGCAGCCTGGGAAAATGAGCAAGatattcaacagaagaaagaacaagag AAACGTGAGAAGCGTGCAGTTGCTAACTGGACCCTGCTGGTCAAAGGCCTGTTGATAAAAGAGAGGCTAAAGCGTCGCTATGGGCAACAGGGGCTCGCATCAGGGACGGGGCTTAAGCAAGGGAAAGAAGGCGGGGCTGAAGGACTGTCCTCAGATGAAGAAGAGGTTGGGGCTCAGTCAGCCCCACCCTCTTTGGCTAGTTCATGGCCACAGAACAGGCAAGAGGAACAAGAGGAAAAGATTGTAAGGCGTGTAAGTAAACGAGAAAAACGTGGAGAGCAGAAACACCTCTTCCCTTTTGAAAAAGTGTGA